A window from Falco naumanni isolate bFalNau1 chromosome 3, bFalNau1.pat, whole genome shotgun sequence encodes these proteins:
- the LRRC47 gene encoding LOW QUALITY PROTEIN: leucine-rich repeat-containing protein 47 (The sequence of the model RefSeq protein was modified relative to this genomic sequence to represent the inferred CDS: inserted 2 bases in 1 codon): protein MAAAWPELEAAARERRRELALAGAAVAERVAAGGGRLPAELLALPLLQALELSGCAALRELGPGLAAALPALHTLVLRGNALGPAGLGAGLGGPLPALRLLDLSGNGLEALPAALGGAGGSPGGRPXAFPQLRSLNLSGNRLRELGPGLACAAPQLQALLLAGNRLRVLPGALLPAAGAVPGGPFPLLSRLEAADNELAELGADIAALPALKSLDVANNQLRELPAALADCPRLKEANFRGNPLRDKRLEKMVNGCQTKAILEYLRAGGRGKGKAESAREEARKKKREKHQKKDGGDGEQDEPEEVAKLLVKILHVSDNPAPLVVKASSGVKDVRPFIVCCVLKGVNLKPGNALKRFLSAQTKLHEDICEKRTAATIATHDLQLIKGPLIYDVQPPDKLKIMPLGRKEIKAKDLLRQLQLEAEEQRKQKKRQNVSGLHKYLQLLDGKDNYPCLVDAEGVVISFPPITNSEKTKIRKDTRDLFLEVTSDTSLQICKDVMDMLILKIAELNRFTLENKEDSGSDNESDPLCGPVNLNPSQNVQPMNFPLVVEQVRVVDTDGNLKVLYPSKTDLTTVSSLLTVTR, encoded by the exons ATGGCGGCGGCTTGGCCGGAGCtggaggcggcggcgcgggagcggcggcgggagctGGCGCTGGCGGGCGCGGCGGTGGCCGAGCGggtggcggcgggcggcgggcggctgcCGGCGGAGCTGCTGGCGCTGCCGCTGCTGCAGGCGCTGGAGCTGAGCGGGTGCGCGGCGCTGCGGGAGCTGGGCCCGGGGCTGgccgccgccctgcccgccctgcaCACGCTGGTGCTGCGCGGCAACGCGCTGGGCCCCGCCGGGCTgggcgcggggctgggcggGCCGCTGCCGGCCCTCCGCCTGCTCGACCTCTCGGGCAACGGGCTGgaggcgctgcccgccgcgctgggcggcgcgggggggagCCCCGGCGGGCGCCC GGCCTTCCCGCAGCTGCGCAGCCTCAACCTGAGCGGCAACCGGCTGCGGGAGCTGGGCCCGGGGCTGGCCTGTGCCGCGCCGCAGCTGCAGGCGCTGCTGCTGGCCGGGAACCGCCTGCGGGTGCTGCCCGGCGCGCTGCTGCCCGCGGCCGGCGCCGTCCCGGGCGGGCCCTTCCCGCTCCTCAGCCGCCTGGAGGCGGCCGACAACGAGCTGGCGGAGCTGGGCGCCGACATCGCGGCCCTGCCGGCCCTCAAG AGCCTGGATGTGGCCAACAAccagctgagggagctgccCGCCGCGCTGGCCGACTGCCCCCGCCTGAAGGAGGCCAACTTCAGGGGCAACCCGCTGAGGGACAAGCGGCTGGAGAAGATGGTCAACGGCTGCCAGACCAAGGCCATCCTGGAGTACctgcgggccgggggccgcgggAAGGGCAAGGCCGAGAGCGCCAGGGAGGAGGCCAGGaagaagaagagggagaagcaCCAGAAGAAGGACGGCGGGGACGGGGAGCAGGACGAGCCGGAGGAGGTGGCCAAGCTGCTGGTGAAGATCCTGCACGTCTCTGACAACCCGGCGCCCTTGGTGGTCAAGGCGAGCTCGGGCGTCAAAGACGTTCGGCCCTTCATCGTGTGCTGCGTGCTGAAGGGAGTGAACTTAAAGCCGGGAAACGCTCTGAAGAGGTTCCTGTCTGCGCAG ACTAAACTGCACGAAGACATCTGTGAAAAGAGGACAGCAGCCACGATTGCCACCCATGACTTGCAGTTGATCAAAGGTCCTCTGATATATGACGTTCAGCCTCCTGATAAACTGAAG ATAATGCCCCTGGGTCGAAAGGAGATCAAGGCAAAGGATCTTCTCCGTCAGCTGCAGTTAgaagctgaggagcagaggaaacagaagaagCGTCAGAATGTTTCTGGGCTGCACAA gTATCTCCAGTTACTGGATGGCAAAGATAACTACCCGTGTCTTGTGGACGCCGAAGGCGTTGTGATTTCTTTCCCTCCAATAACTAACAGTGAGAAAACAAAG ATTAGAAAGGACACCCGTGATCTATTCCTGGAGGTGACAAGCGATACCAGTTTGCAGATATGTAAAGATGTTATGGACATGCTAATTCTG aaaattgcaGAACTGAACAGATTTACCTTGGAAAATAAGGAAGACTCTGGCTCGGATAACGAATCTGATCCTCTTTGTGGACCGGTGAATTTGAACCCCAGCCAAAATGTACAGCCGATGAATTTTCCGTTGGTAGTGGAGCAGGTTCGAGTGGTGGACACAGATGGGAACTTGAAAGTACTTTATCCTTCAAAAACTGACCTAACCacagtttcttctcttctgaCTGTAACACGTTAG